The genomic interval CATGTTTTTCAGTATTTAGGAGCAGGTTTAATCCTTTTTGCGATTTTGATTATTTCCATGAACAATTTGTTCCTCAAGAAAAAACCAAAAATAAAAGCGCAAAGTAGGGGATGACGCAAGGATTTGATCCGGGGAGATGCCTTACATTGAAGCGAATATATATCACTATAATAAACATCGTTGCCATAAAGGTAAGGCTATGAAGAAGCCAGAAGTAAACATATTTGTTGTTATTCTCGGTGTAGTAACAATTATAATTGGAGCAACAATAATACCGTCAACTCATGTTTACTTTTTCTATTTCTTCGGAAAACTTTTGAGTATTTCCCAGAGAGGGTTGTCTTTCTTCACTGTTCTTGACGGATTCTTCATTACAATAGTAGGATATGGATTAAAGAACAAAGGAAGAGGTACTTGGAGAGCCATTGTATCGGCTACGATCGTAACTCTGTTTATTCTTTCACTAAGTAGTTTAAGGCATTATGACATAACTTGGATTGGGCTCGCACTGGCAATTCTTGTCCTGGTATTGCTTTATAGACACAGGAAAGAGTATGTTTATCCGTCTATCTCTCTCGGAAGGCCAGAAATTGCGGTTGCTATAATAGCCATAATATTCACTGTGAGCTATGGTATCGGAGGATCGTTGCTCCTAGGCAATCAGTTCGTCCCGCCTATTAAGAACATTGAGGATGCTTTATATTTTACAGGTGAAGCGGTTACGACATTAGGCCTTGGAGATATCCTTCCAGTGACTTTTACAGCAAGGATGTTCACGATATCACTTTCTGTTCTGGGGATAGGTATATTCTTTGGGGCAATGGCTATAATCATAACACCTATTATAGAAAGAAGGATTGGGGGGATAGTAGTAAGAATGGGGGAGCGTCAATTAAAGTCATTGAAGAATTACGTTCTTGTCCTTGGCTATTCTGATTTTGTTCACGGTTATGTGACAAGTATCAAAGGTAGCGGGAAAGTTGTCGTAATAGTCGTAAGAGACCAGCAGGAAGCTGATAAGCTAAGAGCAGAGGGTTTTATAGTCCTGAATCAAAATGCAGACGAAGAAGATTTATTAAATTCATTTAATCTGGAAAACTCTTCACGAGTATTAATAGCCTCGAACGACGATGGCTATAACCTTCTTATTGTTGCAGCAATTAATCAGATTAAAGACCAAGAAAAATTCAAAGGCAAGGTTACAGTCTTAGTCTCCAACAATAAAAATCTTAACAAATTTAAGATATTTGGATATGAGATTGCAGATATTTCCTCCGTCATAAGCAAATACCTTCAGGGCGGATATTAATATCCTCTCTGCCCTGAAATATGCTGAATTCTTTACTCCAATAGTGATAATCCACTAGGCTCCTTTTGTCGATTCTGGTCTGGTGTAAGTTCTCACAGATATAGATTTGGAATTAACCCCATTCTTTTGTCCGTCAGGTGCTACTCACACATTTTCCTTTTCTCTGTGCCCAACCACCTTACCTGATAGCGGAGGTATCTCATATTCTGCCGGAATTTTTCAAATTGCAATGCACTGTAACACCGATCCCTAATCAAACAAGATGGATAGGGATCACGTTAAGGCAAGGATGCCGAAAACAAGGACGAAGATCATGCTTGCCCAGTAAGCTATTTCACCTTTTCGCGATGTAGAATAATCACCCATTATAGATCGGTTTCTGGCTATTACACCCATTAACACACCCGGACCAATCAGGACAAACACAAAGACAACTAGTAAATCAAGAACCGTGTTTATCAATAATGTTGCGGGGATAATTAAAGCTATTATGACCGCGGGAAGACTCTCCAGAATGTAAACAATGGATGACTTTTCTCTTTTGATTCCAAGCGCTTCCATGAATCCCCAAGCACTTCCAAGAGAGATTACCACAAGAGCCAGAAAAGCAGCCCCTATCAGACCGATACCAAATATATATGGAGAATATACTCCGGCTATAGCTGAAAGACCTTTTGATAATTCCGGGATCGAAGCAAAATCCATGTCAGGATTTATTCCACTCATGGCCATCTCCACGATAACCATCAGCATTTCGGAAACGATCGCCCCAAAAAGAGTTTCCATCCTCATTGACTTCAGGGCAATTTGAGTAAAATGGGATCGCTTTCCATTACTCTTATCACCAGAGATATCCGTGTCTCCATTGCTTTTTCTTATATGGGATACTTTTTCGGCTGTTGCAGAAGCTTGGAAAAATAGCATGAATGGCATGATTACTGCACCCACATTCACTGCAAGCATGAAGAGAAAACTTGGCGATGGGACAAGGTATACCGGGTTGTAAGATTTGATTCCTCTCACGACAAGTGTCGCCATGAAGGCCACTATGAGAAAAGCCGACACTGCGACCAATATCGATTCAGTAGCCCCGTATTTTCTGCGGATCACAATAGTCAGATGGATTATATAAAAAATTGGAAGCGAAAATATTATTGGGACCCCAAAGAAAGAAAGCCCAATAGCAATGCCTAAGTATTCTATTATGTAAGTTACCACGTCAGTTAGTACCATGGGTAGAGTTGTAATCACTGCAATTTTATGTGAATAATTGTCTCGAATAACCTCCCCAAGACCCTTTTCAGTCGCAACACCAATCCTTCCTGACGTTTCCTGAACGAAGTAAAGTGGAATTATAAGCAGAATCATGAACCAAATAAGACCATACTTGAATATTGCACCTGTTTCAGCTGCGCCAATTGTACTGCTTGCATCCATATCAGCAATCATTACAAGCCATGC from Thermoplasmatales archaeon carries:
- a CDS encoding divalent metal cation transporter, whose protein sequence is MIADMDASSTIGAAETGAIFKYGLIWFMILLIIPLYFVQETSGRIGVATEKGLGEVIRDNYSHKIAVITTLPMVLTDVVTYIIEYLGIAIGLSFFGVPIIFSLPIFYIIHLTIVIRRKYGATESILVAVSAFLIVAFMATLVVRGIKSYNPVYLVPSPSFLFMLAVNVGAVIMPFMLFFQASATAEKVSHIRKSNGDTDISGDKSNGKRSHFTQIALKSMRMETLFGAIVSEMLMVIVEMAMSGINPDMDFASIPELSKGLSAIAGVYSPYIFGIGLIGAAFLALVVISLGSAWGFMEALGIKREKSSIVYILESLPAVIIALIIPATLLINTVLDLLVVFVFVLIGPGVLMGVIARNRSIMGDYSTSRKGEIAYWASMIFVLVFGILALT
- a CDS encoding NAD-binding protein, whose product is MKKPEVNIFVVILGVVTIIIGATIIPSTHVYFFYFFGKLLSISQRGLSFFTVLDGFFITIVGYGLKNKGRGTWRAIVSATIVTLFILSLSSLRHYDITWIGLALAILVLVLLYRHRKEYVYPSISLGRPEIAVAIIAIIFTVSYGIGGSLLLGNQFVPPIKNIEDALYFTGEAVTTLGLGDILPVTFTARMFTISLSVLGIGIFFGAMAIIITPIIERRIGGIVVRMGERQLKSLKNYVLVLGYSDFVHGYVTSIKGSGKVVVIVVRDQQEADKLRAEGFIVLNQNADEEDLLNSFNLENSSRVLIASNDDGYNLLIVAAINQIKDQEKFKGKVTVLVSNNKNLNKFKIFGYEIADISSVISKYLQGGY